One region of Micromonospora ureilytica genomic DNA includes:
- a CDS encoding helix-turn-helix domain-containing protein: MPESRQVELDPVVGRGWYDGEAQIMHRHSQGQLVYPTAGVLAVTTGRGTWVAAANGVAWTPAGFDHAHRAPARTEVVALMIPSELCTSLPDHPAVLGVSGLLREAMLALVAERTMRPQARDRLLGVVVDELTDAPEQSLYLPEPRDGRLRTVTELLRSDLADARTLTELGREAGASARTLSRLFRAELGMSFHQWRTQLRIQHALVFLWQGRSVTQTATLCGWSNPSSFVDAFSAIVGQTPGRYQAPQPQSADQPVTAR, encoded by the coding sequence ATGCCGGAAAGTCGCCAGGTCGAGCTTGACCCGGTCGTGGGGCGGGGTTGGTACGACGGCGAGGCGCAGATCATGCACCGGCACAGTCAGGGCCAACTCGTCTATCCCACCGCAGGGGTGCTCGCGGTGACTACGGGACGTGGGACATGGGTGGCTGCGGCGAACGGGGTGGCGTGGACGCCGGCCGGCTTCGATCATGCCCATCGGGCGCCGGCACGTACCGAGGTTGTGGCGCTGATGATCCCGAGCGAGCTGTGCACCAGTCTGCCGGATCATCCTGCGGTGCTTGGCGTCTCGGGTTTGTTGCGGGAGGCGATGCTCGCTCTGGTCGCCGAGCGCACGATGCGCCCGCAGGCACGGGACCGCCTGCTGGGAGTCGTGGTCGACGAGCTGACGGATGCTCCGGAGCAGTCGCTCTACCTTCCGGAACCGCGCGACGGCCGGCTCCGCACGGTCACCGAGCTGCTCCGGTCGGACCTGGCCGACGCGCGCACCCTGACGGAGCTCGGCCGCGAGGCCGGGGCCAGCGCCCGCACACTCAGCCGGTTGTTCCGCGCGGAACTCGGCATGAGCTTCCACCAGTGGCGTACCCAGCTTCGTATCCAGCACGCGCTGGTCTTCCTGTGGCAGGGCCGTTCCGTGACGCAGACCGCCACGCTGTGCGGCTGGTCCAACCCGAGTAGTTTCGTCGACGCGTTCTCCGCCATCGTCGGGCAGACCCCCGGCCGCTACCAGGCGCCGCAGCCTCAGTCGGCCGATCAACCCGTCACCGCCAGGTAA
- a CDS encoding FAD-dependent monooxygenase, which produces MSDASGRRILVSGASVAGLTVAYWLNRLGFQVTVVEVSAGLRPGGQALDVRGPALRVAEGMGILDEIRERSTRLRGMSVVDRTGEEIFQTTERTLTGGRFDAPDVEILRDDLVGVLHAAAGEHVRYVFGDRITALRQDELGVEVTFESAAPARFDFVVGADGMHSGVRRLAFGPEQQFLRYLGGYVAVMTIPNFTGLDRWQTFHIDENVGAGIIGLGRDEEARAYLGFQSDEPIEYDFRDASSQKQLLTDRVKGMGWVVPQIVELMRDASSFHFDSRSQVVMERWTHGRVTLVGDAGYAVSLTTGQGTSIAMTCAYVLAGELASAANDLAAGAIRYEQEVRDYVLRSQAAARKLNDEETEEGPGGFTDFGELVEDLALKDYLAVTG; this is translated from the coding sequence ATGAGCGATGCAAGTGGGCGGCGGATCCTTGTCTCTGGCGCGAGTGTGGCGGGGCTGACGGTGGCGTACTGGCTGAACCGTCTGGGTTTCCAGGTGACAGTGGTCGAGGTCTCGGCGGGGTTGCGCCCGGGTGGGCAGGCGTTGGACGTGCGAGGCCCGGCGCTCCGGGTCGCGGAAGGCATGGGCATTCTGGATGAGATCCGCGAGCGGAGCACGAGGCTGCGTGGGATGTCAGTGGTCGACAGGACCGGAGAGGAGATCTTCCAGACCACGGAACGCACGCTGACGGGTGGCCGGTTCGACGCTCCCGACGTCGAGATCCTGCGGGATGATCTTGTTGGCGTGCTACACGCGGCGGCCGGCGAGCACGTTCGATACGTCTTCGGTGACCGAATCACCGCCCTGCGCCAGGATGAGCTTGGCGTCGAGGTGACCTTCGAGAGCGCCGCTCCGGCCCGGTTCGATTTCGTGGTCGGCGCAGACGGCATGCACTCCGGGGTGCGTCGGCTGGCCTTTGGCCCAGAACAGCAGTTCTTGCGTTACCTGGGTGGTTACGTGGCGGTGATGACCATCCCGAACTTCACCGGCCTGGACCGCTGGCAGACGTTCCACATCGACGAGAACGTCGGCGCCGGAATCATCGGGTTGGGCAGGGACGAGGAGGCGAGAGCCTACCTCGGGTTTCAGAGCGACGAACCGATCGAGTACGACTTTCGAGATGCCTCATCGCAAAAGCAGCTGTTGACTGATCGGGTGAAGGGAATGGGCTGGGTGGTGCCGCAGATCGTGGAGCTCATGCGGGACGCCTCGAGCTTCCACTTCGACTCTCGCAGTCAGGTCGTCATGGAGCGCTGGACCCATGGTCGGGTAACGCTGGTCGGCGACGCCGGATATGCGGTCTCGCTGACCACCGGCCAGGGCACGTCAATCGCGATGACCTGCGCGTATGTCCTGGCTGGTGAACTCGCCTCGGCGGCGAACGATCTCGCCGCGGGCGCGATCCGCTACGAGCAGGAGGTGCGCGACTACGTGCTGCGGAGCCAGGCAGCCGCACGGAAGCTCAACGACGAGGAGACCGAGGAAGGGCCGGGCGGGTTCACGGACTTCGGGGAACTGGTCGAGGACCTGGCGTTGAAGGATTACCTGGCGGTGACGGGTTGA
- a CDS encoding homoserine dehydrogenase encodes MTKMISATPTDPRQPSSSRAGNFLFQDGFSIQDDAAERRWPNDAGVYAPAMDRPVNVGMLGCGNVGAAFAEFLLDRAPDIQEISGIDLTLKRIAVRDAGKKRSGLLAPLITDDVRAITDADDIDVVVEVMSGIEPAHAYVLAALRAGKSVVTANKELIAKHGPELYEAADASGVDLFFETAAVASVPILRVLRESFLGEDITSVLGIVNGTSNYMLTRMSEEGLGYSEALRQAQEEGYAEPDPTNDVTGADSASKLAILASLAFKRAIAVDDVEREGIDKLERDDFDIAARFGYVIKSIAKAEVFGAAGSGEREIGVQVFPALVDKSHPLANVRHTYNAVFLKGCAAGDQMFYGHGAGRLPSASALLGDLVTAADHLRRGTHRRVPLGSSAVLRPTERLAHPHYLKLEVTDAPGVLSEVSGVLGRHQVSIRSITQEDRASKARVVFITHRAEEGAMRQAVAELRSLDSVLGVGGMLRIVEA; translated from the coding sequence ATGACTAAGATGATTTCGGCAACCCCGACCGACCCTCGGCAGCCGTCGAGCAGCCGCGCGGGAAATTTTCTCTTTCAGGACGGTTTCAGCATCCAAGACGACGCAGCCGAGCGTCGTTGGCCGAACGATGCGGGTGTATATGCTCCCGCCATGGATCGTCCCGTGAACGTGGGCATGCTCGGTTGCGGCAACGTCGGAGCGGCTTTTGCCGAATTCCTCTTGGACCGGGCCCCCGATATCCAGGAGATCAGCGGTATCGATCTGACACTCAAGCGCATCGCCGTACGGGACGCGGGGAAGAAGCGCTCGGGCCTGCTGGCCCCGCTCATCACCGACGACGTGCGGGCGATCACCGACGCCGACGACATCGACGTGGTGGTCGAGGTGATGAGCGGCATCGAGCCCGCCCACGCGTACGTGCTCGCCGCGCTCCGCGCCGGCAAGTCGGTCGTCACCGCCAACAAGGAACTGATCGCCAAACACGGCCCGGAGCTGTACGAGGCGGCCGACGCCAGCGGCGTCGACCTCTTCTTCGAGACTGCCGCCGTCGCGTCCGTGCCGATCCTGCGCGTGCTCCGGGAATCGTTCCTCGGCGAGGACATCACCAGCGTCCTCGGCATCGTCAACGGCACGTCCAACTACATGCTGACGCGCATGTCCGAAGAGGGGCTCGGCTACTCCGAGGCCCTGCGCCAAGCACAGGAGGAGGGCTACGCCGAGCCCGACCCCACCAACGACGTGACGGGCGCGGACTCCGCGTCCAAGCTGGCCATCCTCGCCTCGCTCGCCTTCAAACGCGCGATCGCCGTCGACGACGTCGAGCGCGAGGGGATCGACAAGCTCGAACGCGACGACTTCGACATCGCGGCGCGTTTCGGCTACGTGATCAAGTCGATCGCCAAGGCCGAGGTCTTCGGGGCGGCCGGCTCCGGCGAGCGCGAGATCGGGGTCCAGGTCTTCCCGGCCCTGGTGGACAAGAGCCACCCCCTCGCCAACGTCCGCCACACGTACAACGCGGTGTTCCTCAAGGGTTGCGCGGCCGGCGACCAGATGTTCTACGGTCACGGAGCGGGGCGGCTGCCCTCCGCGTCCGCCCTGCTCGGCGACCTGGTCACCGCCGCGGACCACCTGCGACGCGGCACCCACCGCAGGGTGCCGCTCGGCAGCTCCGCAGTGCTGCGACCCACCGAACGGCTGGCGCACCCCCACTACCTCAAGTTGGAGGTCACCGACGCGCCGGGCGTCCTGTCCGAGGTGTCGGGTGTGTTGGGCCGCCACCAGGTGTCCATCCGCTCCATCACCCAGGAGGACCGCGCCTCGAAGGCGCGCGTCGTTTTCATCACGCACCGTGCCGAGGAAGGCGCCATGAGGCAGGCCGTGGCGGAACTGCGCAGCCTCGACAGCGTCCTCGGCGTCGGCGGCATGCTCCGCATCGTGGAGGCGTGA
- a CDS encoding FAD-dependent oxidoreductase: MGVSTDFSVAIAGAGLSGLCLAQYLMRAGIDVHVYERDPGPFVRRQGYRIILDRYGLEALRESLPRSLYNLALATGDEPGGHLRFTDSRLRDAFTITFKDEPHATRQVDRLTLRSILQSGLDGRVHYGKDAVAVDSGDPARPRLLFSDGGAAAASVVVGADGVGSALRAQLMPDADPANTPMAGIYGRSPLLRNGESVIPDALRTSGVLAIADRPGRAFFFTSMRFGESPREAFTRLAPGSYAPTGDDYVMWGLLLRQEEVPIGVRGDLLALWRLASGMSMDFHPVIRRLVGTAELDATVLNLFATGRRPRRWAVPRATMMGDAVHVMPPFGAHGGNTALRDAAVLGHRLVEARAGGTSVEEAIAGYQDEMVPYAFRAVDTAAGLMRRLTGSAAAPHWVLTRVLPRLHRVTVPEA, encoded by the coding sequence ATGGGCGTATCGACTGACTTCTCCGTGGCAATCGCGGGTGCCGGCCTCTCCGGCCTCTGCCTCGCCCAGTACCTGATGCGCGCCGGCATCGACGTGCACGTCTACGAGCGGGATCCGGGCCCCTTCGTCCGGCGGCAGGGCTACCGGATCATTCTCGACCGGTACGGGCTGGAGGCGCTGCGCGAGAGCCTGCCCCGCTCGCTGTACAACCTGGCGCTGGCCACCGGCGACGAGCCCGGCGGGCACCTGCGCTTCACCGACAGCCGGCTGCGGGACGCATTCACCATCACCTTCAAGGACGAGCCACACGCGACCCGTCAGGTCGACCGGCTGACCCTGCGGTCGATCCTGCAGTCCGGGCTGGACGGGCGCGTCCACTACGGCAAGGACGCCGTCGCGGTGGACAGCGGCGACCCGGCACGGCCGCGGCTGCTGTTCTCCGACGGCGGGGCCGCCGCGGCAAGCGTCGTCGTGGGCGCGGACGGCGTCGGCTCGGCGCTGCGCGCGCAGCTCATGCCGGACGCCGACCCGGCGAACACCCCGATGGCGGGCATCTACGGTCGGTCGCCCCTCCTGCGGAACGGCGAGAGTGTCATCCCGGACGCGCTGCGTACCAGCGGGGTCCTGGCCATCGCCGACCGGCCGGGCCGCGCCTTCTTCTTCACCTCCATGCGGTTCGGCGAGAGCCCGCGGGAGGCGTTCACGCGCCTGGCCCCGGGCAGCTACGCGCCCACCGGCGACGACTACGTCATGTGGGGACTGCTGCTCCGGCAGGAGGAGGTGCCCATCGGCGTCCGGGGCGACCTGCTGGCGCTGTGGAGACTGGCATCCGGGATGAGCATGGACTTCCACCCGGTCATCCGGCGGCTGGTCGGCACGGCCGAGTTGGACGCCACGGTGCTCAACCTCTTCGCCACCGGCCGGCGCCCGCGCCGGTGGGCGGTACCCCGGGCCACGATGATGGGCGACGCCGTACACGTCATGCCGCCGTTCGGCGCTCACGGCGGCAACACCGCGCTCCGCGACGCCGCAGTGCTCGGCCACCGGCTGGTCGAGGCCCGGGCCGGCGGCACGTCGGTGGAGGAGGCGATCGCCGGCTACCAGGACGAGATGGTGCCCTACGCCTTCCGCGCCGTCGACACCGCCGCCGGGCTGATGCGCCGCCTCACCGGGAGTGCGGCCGCACCGCACTGGGTGCTGACCCGCGTGTTACCTCGACTGCACCGGGTGACCGTGCCGGAGGCATGA
- a CDS encoding MarR family transcriptional regulator, with the protein MSDEPARASAIADLMRAGRETSRLSVVFRYAIAERLGLTVSDLECLDYLADVGSATAGQVAERTNLTTGAVTSMLRRLQQAGYVTAERDPADRRRVIVTLRPERVAELRRPYERFAERAGRLIEGYRVEEVMLLVRHFDRMQAMYLAELDHLRGGDAAPRSA; encoded by the coding sequence ATGTCCGACGAGCCGGCCCGTGCGTCCGCGATCGCCGACCTCATGCGCGCCGGGCGGGAGACGTCGCGGCTGTCAGTGGTGTTCCGGTACGCCATCGCGGAGCGGCTGGGCCTCACCGTGAGCGACCTGGAGTGCCTGGACTACCTGGCGGACGTCGGCTCCGCCACCGCGGGGCAGGTCGCCGAGCGGACCAACCTCACCACCGGGGCGGTGACCAGCATGCTCCGCCGGCTCCAGCAGGCGGGCTACGTGACGGCCGAGCGCGATCCGGCGGACCGGCGGCGGGTGATCGTCACCCTGCGGCCGGAGCGGGTCGCCGAGTTGAGGCGACCGTACGAGCGGTTCGCCGAGCGGGCGGGGCGGCTCATCGAGGGCTACCGCGTCGAGGAGGTCATGCTGCTGGTCCGGCACTTTGACCGCATGCAGGCGATGTACCTCGCCGAGTTGGACCACCTCCGCGGCGGCGACGCCGCGCCACGGTCTGCCTGA
- a CDS encoding iron-siderophore ABC transporter substrate-binding protein codes for MRLPSIRRGATVASTALLLLLAACGGGSEPSAPSSSAATSNAFPVSIEHKFGTATIPAEPKRIAVVGLVEQDALLSLGVVPVATTEWFGEKPGAIWPWAEAALGGGAKPQVLTNTDGIQFEKVAALRPDLILGVYSGLTSEDYSKLAKIAPTVAQPKDSVDYGVSWQDVTRTVGTAVGRKSQADKVVTDVEAKFAAVRTANPTFAGATGLMATTYEGYYVYGPQDSRGRFLTDLGFTLPAGLAEVTGKEFGANLSRERTDMLDTGVLIWLVDSYDTDKAKVQADPLYSKLKVKTEGRDIYLENEELVGAATSFITPLSLPFLLEKLVPQLTAAMDGNPATAVQRSAS; via the coding sequence GTGCGGCTTCCCTCAATCCGCCGGGGCGCGACTGTCGCTTCGACCGCGCTCCTGCTTCTCCTCGCGGCCTGCGGTGGTGGGTCGGAGCCGTCGGCCCCGTCATCCAGTGCCGCCACCTCCAACGCCTTCCCGGTCTCGATCGAGCACAAGTTCGGCACCGCCACCATCCCGGCCGAGCCCAAGCGGATCGCCGTGGTCGGCCTGGTCGAGCAGGACGCTCTGCTGTCGCTGGGCGTCGTGCCGGTGGCAACCACCGAGTGGTTCGGCGAGAAGCCGGGCGCCATCTGGCCCTGGGCCGAGGCCGCGCTGGGCGGCGGGGCCAAGCCGCAGGTGCTCACCAACACCGATGGCATCCAGTTCGAGAAGGTGGCCGCCCTGCGGCCCGACCTCATCCTCGGCGTCTACTCGGGGCTGACGAGCGAGGACTACTCGAAGCTGGCGAAGATCGCACCGACGGTGGCACAGCCGAAGGACTCCGTCGACTATGGGGTGTCCTGGCAGGATGTGACCCGTACGGTCGGCACCGCCGTCGGCCGCAAGTCTCAGGCGGACAAGGTCGTCACGGATGTCGAGGCCAAGTTCGCGGCGGTACGCACGGCGAACCCGACCTTCGCCGGCGCGACCGGCCTGATGGCCACCACCTACGAGGGCTACTACGTGTACGGCCCGCAGGACTCGCGCGGCCGGTTCCTCACCGACCTGGGCTTCACGTTGCCGGCCGGACTGGCCGAGGTGACCGGCAAGGAGTTCGGCGCGAACCTGAGCCGGGAGCGCACCGACATGCTCGACACCGGTGTGCTGATCTGGCTGGTCGACAGCTACGACACCGACAAGGCGAAGGTCCAGGCCGACCCGCTCTACAGCAAGCTCAAGGTCAAGACCGAGGGTCGCGACATCTACCTGGAGAACGAGGAACTGGTCGGCGCCGCGACCTCGTTCATCACCCCGCTGAGCCTGCCGTTCCTGCTGGAGAAGCTCGTCCCGCAGCTGACCGCGGCGATGGACGGCAACCCGGCCACGGCGGTGCAGAGGTCCGCTTCCTGA
- a CDS encoding FecCD family ABC transporter permease — protein sequence MEHVLTPGTGTRPEPGTVSPQKVPRESLSRTGRRWTGLVVGIVALAAAVALSIAVGSRSLGLGTVWQVLWHDDGSAASEIVHQLRVPRTILGFGVGAALGLAGTVMQALTRNPLAEPGLLGVSLGASTGVVLAIALLGVTSANGYVWFAIAGAGLTSAAVFALGGAGRAPTPERQVLAGVSLTSVLGAGIWAILVTHREAFDRYRHWDVGSLADRESSTITQLAPFLVVGVLLALLLGRQLNALSMGDDTATSVGAHPGRIRVLGMITITLLCGAATAACGPIWFVGLAVPYAARMFTGSDHRWILAYSLVLGPTLLLVSDVLGRVLVAPAELPVGVVTAFLGAPLFIALCRRRRLSTL from the coding sequence ATGGAGCACGTGTTGACCCCAGGCACCGGCACCCGCCCGGAGCCCGGGACCGTTTCACCCCAGAAGGTGCCGCGCGAGTCGTTGTCGCGCACCGGTCGCCGCTGGACCGGCCTCGTCGTCGGCATCGTCGCCCTCGCCGCCGCGGTGGCGCTGAGCATCGCGGTCGGCAGCCGCTCGCTCGGCCTCGGCACGGTCTGGCAGGTGCTCTGGCACGACGACGGCTCCGCCGCCTCGGAGATCGTGCACCAGCTACGGGTGCCCCGCACGATCCTCGGGTTCGGCGTGGGCGCGGCGTTGGGTCTGGCCGGCACGGTGATGCAGGCGCTCACCCGCAACCCGCTGGCCGAACCCGGGTTGCTCGGGGTCAGCCTGGGCGCGTCCACCGGCGTGGTGCTCGCCATCGCGCTGCTCGGAGTGACAAGTGCGAACGGGTACGTCTGGTTCGCCATCGCCGGCGCCGGGCTCACCTCGGCGGCCGTCTTCGCACTCGGCGGCGCCGGCCGGGCGCCCACCCCGGAACGGCAGGTGCTTGCCGGGGTGTCCCTCACCTCGGTGCTCGGCGCCGGAATCTGGGCGATCCTGGTGACCCATCGGGAGGCGTTCGACAGGTACCGGCACTGGGACGTCGGATCGCTCGCCGACCGGGAGTCCAGCACGATCACGCAGTTGGCGCCCTTTCTGGTGGTCGGTGTCCTGCTCGCGCTGCTACTGGGCCGCCAACTCAACGCGCTGAGCATGGGCGACGACACGGCGACCTCGGTCGGCGCACACCCGGGGCGGATCCGGGTGCTGGGCATGATCACGATCACGCTGTTGTGCGGCGCGGCCACCGCCGCCTGCGGGCCGATCTGGTTCGTCGGCCTGGCCGTCCCCTACGCGGCCCGGATGTTCACCGGCTCGGACCACCGCTGGATCCTGGCCTACTCGCTGGTCCTCGGACCCACCCTGCTGCTCGTCTCGGACGTGCTCGGGCGGGTCCTGGTGGCCCCGGCCGAGTTGCCGGTCGGGGTGGTCACCGCGTTCCTGGGCGCACCACTGTTCATCGCGCTGTGCCGCCGACGCCGGTTGAGCACCCTGTGA
- a CDS encoding FecCD family ABC transporter permease has protein sequence MSGPVLQLRPSGRTTRLVIRSRGGRLSLRVHLRSLIAGAALLLTALGVAVVNLSSGDFPIPVPDVLRSLVGQGDPGTDFIVHELRLPRVLITLLVGTALGASGTIFQGLTRNPLGSPDFVGLTVGAATGALIVLLLFNGGGFQVAAGAIVGCLATSVAIYLLAFRRGVQPFRLVLMGVGVSALLDSFNSYLIYRSRLDEAIAAQVWLIGSVNGPGWTEVTLVAVAVAVLLPVALYHGRHLDMLALGDEPAMLHGVPVERSRVVLALAGVGLAAGATAAAGPIAFVALAAPPLAARLTRSPNAGILPAALMGAALLTASDWVAQRILPDDDVPVGLVTAALGGIYLTWLLFHERRNRGQGAQ, from the coding sequence GTGAGCGGGCCGGTTCTCCAGCTACGTCCGTCCGGACGGACCACCCGGCTGGTGATCCGCAGCCGCGGTGGTCGGCTCTCGCTGCGGGTGCACCTGCGGTCGCTGATCGCCGGCGCCGCGCTGCTGCTCACGGCGCTGGGCGTCGCGGTGGTCAACCTCTCCAGCGGCGACTTCCCGATCCCCGTGCCCGACGTGCTCCGCAGCCTCGTCGGCCAGGGCGACCCGGGCACCGACTTCATCGTGCACGAGCTGCGGCTGCCCCGCGTGCTGATCACGCTGCTGGTCGGTACGGCGCTGGGCGCGAGCGGGACGATCTTCCAGGGGTTGACCCGCAACCCACTGGGCAGCCCCGACTTCGTCGGCCTGACGGTGGGCGCGGCAACCGGCGCGCTGATCGTCCTGCTGCTGTTCAACGGCGGGGGCTTCCAGGTCGCGGCCGGTGCGATCGTCGGCTGCCTGGCCACCTCGGTCGCCATCTACCTGCTCGCGTTCCGCCGTGGGGTGCAGCCGTTCCGGCTGGTGCTGATGGGCGTCGGAGTGTCCGCGCTCCTCGACTCGTTCAACTCGTACCTGATCTACCGCAGCCGACTCGACGAGGCGATCGCCGCCCAGGTCTGGTTGATCGGCAGCGTCAACGGCCCCGGCTGGACCGAGGTGACGCTCGTCGCCGTCGCCGTCGCGGTGCTGCTGCCGGTCGCGCTCTACCACGGCCGGCACCTCGACATGTTGGCCCTGGGCGACGAGCCCGCGATGCTGCACGGCGTACCCGTCGAACGCAGCAGGGTGGTGCTCGCGCTGGCCGGCGTCGGACTCGCGGCCGGTGCCACCGCCGCGGCCGGGCCGATCGCGTTCGTCGCTCTCGCCGCGCCACCGTTGGCCGCCCGGCTGACCCGGTCGCCGAACGCCGGGATCCTGCCGGCCGCGTTGATGGGCGCCGCCCTGTTGACGGCCAGTGACTGGGTGGCGCAGCGCATCCTGCCGGACGATGACGTCCCGGTCGGTCTCGTCACCGCCGCCCTGGGCGGCATCTACCTGACCTGGTTGCTCTTCCACGAGCGACGTAACCGCGGACAAGGAGCACAGTGA
- a CDS encoding ABC transporter ATP-binding protein: MTESRLRADALTLAYDKRVVVRDLDVQITDGSFTVIVGPNACGKSTLLRSLARVLKPQSGAVYLDGQTIASQPSKQVARQLGMLPQSSVAPGGIVVEELVARGRFAHQRVLRQWSPEDEAAVADAMRQTEVTELADRFVDELSGGQRQRVWLAMALAQQTPILLLDEPTTFLDLSHQFEVLDLCADLHEQGRTVVAVLHDLNHACRYATELIVMREGRVLAQGPPAEVMTAELVETVFGMPCRVMTDPETDTPMVVPAGRQRRRLARAGVVAAPVDRVPA, translated from the coding sequence ATGACCGAGTCGCGGCTGCGGGCCGACGCGCTGACCCTGGCGTACGACAAGAGGGTGGTCGTCCGGGACCTCGACGTCCAGATCACCGACGGTTCGTTCACCGTCATCGTCGGGCCCAACGCCTGCGGCAAGTCGACGTTGCTGCGGTCACTGGCCCGGGTGCTGAAGCCGCAGTCCGGCGCCGTCTACCTCGACGGCCAGACCATCGCGTCGCAGCCGTCCAAGCAGGTGGCCCGACAGCTCGGCATGCTGCCGCAGTCGTCGGTCGCACCCGGCGGGATCGTGGTCGAGGAGCTGGTCGCCCGGGGCCGCTTCGCCCACCAGCGTGTGCTGCGGCAGTGGTCGCCGGAGGACGAGGCGGCGGTCGCCGACGCGATGCGCCAGACCGAGGTGACCGAGCTGGCCGACCGGTTCGTCGACGAACTCTCCGGTGGCCAGCGTCAGCGGGTCTGGCTGGCGATGGCGCTGGCCCAGCAGACGCCGATCCTGCTGCTCGACGAACCGACCACGTTCCTCGACCTGTCGCACCAGTTCGAGGTCCTGGACCTCTGCGCCGACCTGCACGAGCAGGGCCGGACTGTCGTCGCCGTCCTGCACGACCTCAACCATGCCTGCCGGTACGCCACCGAGCTGATCGTGATGCGGGAGGGCCGGGTCCTCGCTCAGGGTCCGCCCGCCGAGGTGATGACGGCCGAGCTGGTGGAGACGGTCTTCGGGATGCCCTGCCGGGTGATGACCGACCCGGAGACGGACACACCGATGGTGGTCCCGGCCGGGCGGCAGCGGCGTCGACTGGCCCGCGCCGGCGTCGTCGCGGCGCCTGTCGACCGGGTTCCCGCGTGA